One Gemmatimonadota bacterium DNA window includes the following coding sequences:
- a CDS encoding SDR family NAD(P)-dependent oxidoreductase produces the protein MSGDPIAITGISCRFPGGISTPQSFWEFVLNGEDAIRPVPEERKSLWKPWPDDGDFPEWGGFVDEIDRFDAAFFNISPREARHIDPQQRILLELAWEALEDARIPPARLEGRPAGVYIGIFLDEYWDLQRYAAPSQVGMHTNTGGTLSIAANRISYFLDLKGPSIAVDTACSSSLTAVHLACRDIQDGTCTTALAGGANLLLTPQTTRGFEQAQMLSPDGRCRAFGQGANGYGRSDGAGIVVLKRLTDAVDDGDTVYAVIHGSAINQDGRSRGLTVPGQDAQQTVIEAAAREGGVDAAQLAFVEAHGTGTPTGDPIEATAIGRATGDAGCLIGSVKTNIGHTEAAAGVAGLIKAALSLKHGILPPSLHFEKPNPDIPFEELGLKVATEPVSIPGPAFAGVNSFGFGGANAHVVLGSPPVTESLRHPADARTGNGTATVEKGGSHGEDSSQGEADPHDPLLLTMSAHSAGALKQKAVDTVSLLRSHPDIPPDDFTATLALHRSDLDHRLALVFEDLGDAARNLEEFCAGGIPDRLEIARKGAKPAPVVFVFTGMGPQWFGMGKALYRTDPVFRDAMDAFDLLYEARAGRSIKDAMWSGPDGERIIDVEIAQPANMALQWALTALWKSLGIEPQIVVGHSVGEIAGACVVGALSLEEGVRIIYQRSRLQKEMQGRGEMLAVGVSSIEAEELIESYGDGLSIAAVNSPMSATISGESEDIDRLQATLEDRRLFCQKLHTGIAYHSGQMDGIRDDFLASLNGLSPSKTRVPLLSTVTGAQADGTEFDADHWWRNIRSPVLFDRIFEQIQGDGEALYIQIGPHPVLSSAIYENLAHHHRTGDALATLRRDRGAWDVLLESVAKCYVHGHDINWERLVDPPRTSVQLPPYPWQKERYWLDGMTTHPSGLDSQEGSVGRYPLIGRAIESSVDPDSRVWERAISLASHPILADHTVLDRSIMPLAGQIEMLFETLDEAEIPVAFTDLKLPHPLILPETGAQLVQIVRGQDRYTLSSKPESQESASSWLANMRTERTQGTGATGVAWMTENIDLEAIRSRCDRRITRRRFYERAAELGFQYGPSFRQVDDVVYADRDALVSLISRDDGHETFRLHPGVLDAGLQALLLLVPDDGPHLPIGVKTVVLQRLPDKNEILFAYARLQETSDDSVLLADVYLVDEKGLPAVALEGVALSRASGGASRRNVNNNPHGFYREEWVVDNRWTEHQQPGPASHWFVLSDDRRLGRNLSDALSRPGVESEFIDISGSGLAKNLGVLADKLGSVECDSGSYIGLARIWTGGGNRQSGEQSYQHTGPALDSFELVRAVLDNPDLLCRLRLITASAQSVKADDLVSPAYASIWGCGRVAMREHPELDCTLIDLPAGTGGIDVERLAEIVGMDTSPGEIALRGSDVLTRRLVPFDPERHDAKTVPVTAWSKTSYVLSQTTPGSIDDLHFETKPESCPEPDEVVIRVRAAAVNFRDVLTALGTLKKPSRQTSSFGWECVGEVVAHGDRVESVEIGDVVMGMMPGAMAGHVTAKAGLVVRKPDHLGTEEAATLPVAFLTAYLGLVVRGGMSAGDRVLIHNATGGVGLAALQFAQQTEAEVFATAGSEEKRALLKEMGISYVMDSRSLDFAEEIMEKTDGKGMDIVLNTLSGTAMRASMSVLAPHGRFIEIGKTDMLNHGTIDLNLFDHNRSYHPIDLAQFIEERPDRAGDLLQKIVAMAGDGAIRPLPYQTFPMERARQAFRFMSQARHTGKLVLVDDDAPIPVKLGDEDPVIRPGGTYLITGGAGGIGRFLTGWLLDRGAGRVVVTGRRGIEEVALQSDPAGTVRYVQADVSDREAMGQLIADLRAEHGPVRGVFYAAGVLDDGILLTQTVERFRKVLGPKTTGAWLLHELTRDLELDLFVLFSSAASLVGTAGQASYAAANAYLDGLADLRRQEGLPVTSINWGPWEGTGMAADEHAVDRLRRQGLRPIPPDEAGALLDRLLRRDVHRVGVIPTTEPAAESMLARFLSPVDRPERAPQSITPLSRADLNALTADRLRIYVETFVNDAIGRIVEVDPDNVDQGQTWRSLGVDSLMAVELRNRFEAGLYVSVPVETLQSETAISLTIDTLLEGKKATSRT, from the coding sequence ATGTCCGGTGATCCCATTGCCATAACCGGCATCTCCTGCCGGTTTCCCGGGGGGATATCGACGCCACAGTCCTTCTGGGAATTCGTCCTGAATGGCGAAGACGCCATTCGACCGGTGCCGGAAGAGCGGAAATCGCTGTGGAAACCGTGGCCGGACGACGGGGACTTTCCCGAATGGGGCGGTTTCGTCGACGAAATCGACCGGTTCGACGCGGCGTTCTTCAATATCTCTCCCCGGGAAGCCCGCCACATCGATCCCCAACAGCGCATCCTGCTCGAACTCGCGTGGGAAGCGCTGGAAGACGCGCGGATCCCCCCGGCCAGGCTGGAAGGCCGGCCCGCTGGAGTGTACATAGGGATCTTCCTGGACGAATACTGGGACCTCCAGCGGTATGCCGCACCTTCGCAAGTCGGCATGCACACCAACACAGGCGGGACGCTGAGCATCGCGGCGAACCGGATCTCCTACTTCCTGGACCTGAAGGGCCCGAGCATCGCCGTTGACACGGCCTGTTCTTCGTCACTGACCGCCGTACACCTGGCCTGCCGCGACATCCAGGACGGGACGTGCACAACCGCGCTCGCCGGTGGCGCCAATCTGCTGCTGACACCCCAGACGACACGCGGATTCGAGCAGGCGCAGATGCTGTCGCCGGACGGGCGCTGCAGGGCCTTCGGTCAGGGGGCGAACGGATACGGACGCAGCGACGGCGCGGGCATCGTCGTGCTGAAACGGCTGACCGACGCTGTGGACGACGGCGATACGGTCTACGCGGTCATTCACGGATCCGCGATCAACCAGGACGGGCGCAGCCGCGGTCTTACTGTGCCCGGCCAAGACGCCCAGCAAACCGTCATCGAGGCGGCCGCACGCGAAGGGGGCGTAGACGCCGCTCAGCTTGCCTTCGTGGAAGCCCATGGCACGGGAACGCCCACGGGCGACCCCATTGAAGCGACGGCCATCGGTCGCGCCACGGGAGACGCGGGCTGCCTGATCGGTTCGGTGAAGACCAATATCGGCCACACCGAGGCGGCGGCCGGCGTCGCCGGTCTCATCAAGGCGGCGCTGTCGCTCAAGCACGGCATCCTGCCGCCCTCCCTGCATTTCGAGAAGCCGAATCCCGACATACCCTTCGAAGAGCTCGGCCTGAAGGTGGCCACCGAGCCGGTCAGCATCCCCGGTCCCGCCTTCGCCGGTGTGAATTCCTTTGGATTCGGCGGCGCCAACGCCCACGTCGTGCTCGGATCTCCACCGGTCACGGAATCCCTAAGACATCCAGCCGATGCGCGAACCGGAAACGGAACGGCGACGGTCGAAAAGGGCGGATCACACGGCGAGGACAGTTCGCAGGGCGAGGCCGACCCGCACGATCCTCTGCTGCTTACCATGTCCGCCCACAGTGCCGGCGCATTGAAGCAGAAAGCGGTGGATACGGTTTCCTTGCTGCGAAGCCACCCCGATATACCGCCCGACGATTTCACAGCCACGCTCGCCCTGCACAGGTCCGATCTCGATCACCGCCTGGCGCTGGTGTTCGAGGATCTGGGAGACGCCGCTCGAAATCTTGAGGAGTTTTGCGCGGGCGGCATCCCCGATCGGCTCGAGATAGCACGGAAAGGCGCGAAACCGGCGCCCGTTGTTTTCGTCTTTACCGGCATGGGGCCGCAATGGTTCGGCATGGGGAAAGCACTTTATCGCACGGACCCTGTCTTTCGCGATGCGATGGACGCGTTCGACCTTCTGTACGAGGCAAGAGCGGGGAGATCGATCAAGGACGCAATGTGGAGTGGCCCAGACGGAGAACGAATCATCGACGTCGAAATCGCCCAACCCGCCAACATGGCCCTGCAGTGGGCGCTGACCGCTCTGTGGAAGTCCCTGGGCATCGAGCCGCAGATCGTCGTCGGCCACAGCGTCGGGGAGATCGCCGGAGCCTGTGTCGTGGGCGCACTGTCCCTGGAGGAAGGCGTTCGCATCATCTATCAGCGCAGCAGGCTACAGAAGGAGATGCAGGGAAGGGGTGAGATGCTGGCCGTGGGGGTGTCGTCGATCGAGGCCGAAGAGCTCATAGAATCCTACGGCGACGGCCTTTCCATCGCCGCGGTCAACAGCCCGATGTCCGCGACGATTTCGGGGGAGTCAGAGGATATCGACCGGTTGCAGGCCACGCTCGAAGATCGACGGCTTTTCTGCCAGAAGCTGCACACGGGGATCGCCTATCACAGTGGCCAAATGGACGGGATCCGCGATGATTTCCTGGCGTCCCTGAACGGATTGTCCCCATCGAAAACCCGCGTACCCCTGTTGTCGACAGTCACGGGCGCGCAGGCAGACGGAACGGAATTCGACGCAGACCACTGGTGGCGAAACATCCGCAGTCCCGTCCTTTTCGACCGGATTTTCGAGCAGATCCAAGGTGACGGGGAGGCGCTTTACATCCAGATCGGTCCCCATCCGGTGCTTTCCTCGGCAATTTACGAGAACCTGGCTCACCACCACCGGACGGGCGACGCCCTCGCCACGCTTCGGCGCGATCGCGGAGCGTGGGACGTCCTGCTCGAATCCGTGGCCAAGTGCTACGTCCATGGACATGACATCAACTGGGAGCGGTTGGTAGACCCGCCTCGTACGTCCGTGCAGCTACCGCCATACCCCTGGCAGAAGGAACGATACTGGCTGGATGGCATGACAACGCATCCGAGTGGCCTTGACAGCCAGGAAGGCTCGGTCGGCCGGTACCCGCTGATCGGTCGGGCCATCGAATCGTCCGTCGACCCCGACTCCCGGGTATGGGAACGGGCGATCAGCCTGGCATCCCACCCGATCCTGGCGGACCACACGGTTTTGGACCGATCCATCATGCCGCTTGCCGGGCAGATCGAAATGCTATTCGAGACGCTTGACGAGGCGGAGATACCCGTCGCCTTTACCGACCTCAAACTCCCGCATCCGCTGATCCTGCCCGAAACCGGTGCCCAACTTGTCCAGATCGTGCGCGGGCAGGACCGGTATACCCTGTCCTCCAAACCTGAATCTCAGGAATCGGCTTCGAGTTGGCTGGCAAACATGCGAACCGAAAGAACCCAGGGGACCGGGGCGACTGGGGTAGCCTGGATGACCGAAAACATTGATCTGGAAGCCATCAGATCCCGATGCGACCGGCGGATCACGCGCCGCCGATTCTACGAACGCGCCGCCGAATTGGGGTTTCAATACGGCCCCAGCTTCCGCCAGGTCGATGATGTCGTGTACGCCGACCGGGATGCCCTGGTCTCTCTAATATCTCGGGATGACGGCCACGAGACCTTCCGCCTGCACCCCGGTGTCCTGGATGCCGGTCTACAGGCCCTGCTGTTGCTCGTGCCGGATGACGGTCCACATTTGCCAATCGGCGTGAAAACCGTTGTGCTGCAGAGACTTCCAGACAAGAACGAAATCCTGTTCGCCTACGCGAGACTGCAAGAAACCTCGGATGACAGCGTCCTGCTGGCCGACGTATATCTCGTAGACGAAAAGGGCCTTCCCGCAGTGGCCCTGGAAGGCGTGGCCCTGTCCCGGGCGAGCGGCGGGGCAAGCCGTCGTAACGTCAATAATAACCCCCACGGGTTCTATCGCGAGGAGTGGGTGGTCGACAACCGCTGGACAGAGCACCAACAACCCGGTCCGGCGTCCCACTGGTTCGTGCTTTCGGACGACCGTCGACTCGGGCGCAATCTGTCCGACGCCCTGTCGCGCCCTGGTGTGGAGAGTGAATTCATAGACATATCCGGTAGTGGATTGGCAAAAAACCTCGGCGTACTGGCCGATAAATTGGGATCCGTGGAATGCGACAGCGGAAGCTACATTGGATTGGCACGAATCTGGACGGGAGGCGGCAACCGGCAGTCCGGCGAGCAGTCCTACCAACACACCGGTCCCGCGCTGGATTCCTTCGAACTGGTCCGTGCAGTGCTGGACAACCCGGATCTTCTGTGCCGCCTGCGGCTGATTACGGCGAGCGCGCAGTCCGTGAAGGCAGACGACCTTGTATCGCCGGCATATGCGTCGATCTGGGGCTGCGGAAGGGTCGCCATGCGAGAACATCCCGAGTTGGACTGTACGCTGATCGACCTTCCGGCCGGGACCGGCGGGATCGATGTGGAGCGCCTCGCGGAGATCGTAGGTATGGACACATCACCTGGTGAAATCGCACTTAGGGGGTCTGATGTACTCACCCGGCGTCTTGTTCCCTTCGATCCGGAGCGGCACGATGCGAAAACCGTGCCTGTAACCGCTTGGTCAAAAACAAGTTACGTACTATCACAGACTACACCAGGATCCATCGACGACCTCCATTTCGAAACGAAACCGGAATCCTGCCCCGAACCGGACGAGGTGGTCATTCGCGTGCGGGCCGCCGCAGTGAATTTCCGGGACGTGCTGACGGCCCTCGGCACGCTGAAGAAACCATCGCGGCAAACATCGTCCTTCGGATGGGAATGCGTCGGAGAGGTAGTCGCGCACGGCGACCGGGTGGAATCCGTGGAAATCGGCGACGTGGTCATGGGGATGATGCCTGGTGCCATGGCCGGACACGTAACCGCGAAGGCCGGCCTGGTCGTCAGAAAGCCCGATCACCTGGGTACTGAGGAGGCCGCCACGCTGCCCGTGGCCTTTCTGACGGCGTACCTAGGGCTCGTGGTACGCGGCGGGATGTCCGCCGGTGACCGCGTTCTTATACACAACGCGACCGGCGGGGTGGGACTGGCCGCTCTTCAGTTCGCACAGCAGACGGAAGCCGAGGTTTTCGCCACGGCCGGATCTGAAGAAAAACGCGCCTTATTGAAGGAGATGGGAATTTCCTATGTAATGGACTCCCGATCGCTGGATTTCGCCGAAGAGATCATGGAGAAGACGGACGGGAAGGGCATGGATATCGTGCTCAATACCCTTTCCGGTACCGCCATGCGGGCTTCGATGTCCGTGTTGGCTCCCCACGGACGTTTCATCGAGATCGGCAAAACCGATATGCTAAATCACGGAACCATCGACCTCAACCTGTTCGACCACAACCGGTCCTACCATCCCATCGATCTCGCGCAGTTCATCGAGGAACGGCCGGATCGGGCAGGCGACTTGCTGCAAAAGATCGTCGCCATGGCCGGGGATGGCGCGATACGTCCCCTGCCCTATCAGACCTTCCCGATGGAAAGGGCGCGGCAGGCCTTCCGATTCATGTCGCAGGCCCGGCATACGGGCAAACTGGTGCTCGTGGATGACGACGCGCCGATTCCTGTGAAATTGGGCGATGAAGACCCGGTCATACGTCCGGGCGGGACCTACCTCATCACGGGCGGCGCGGGCGGGATCGGCCGTTTCCTGACGGGCTGGCTGCTCGACCGGGGAGCTGGACGGGTGGTCGTGACGGGTCGAAGGGGAATCGAGGAAGTGGCGTTGCAATCCGATCCCGCCGGAACTGTCAGATATGTGCAGGCCGATGTGAGCGACCGGGAGGCGATGGGACAACTCATAGCGGACCTGCGAGCGGAGCATGGGCCGGTCAGGGGCGTATTCTACGCGGCCGGCGTGCTGGACGACGGCATTCTGCTCACCCAGACCGTGGAACGGTTTCGCAAGGTCCTCGGACCCAAGACAACCGGTGCCTGGTTATTGCACGAGTTGACAAGGGACCTCGAACTGGACCTTTTCGTCCTGTTTTCCTCGGCGGCTTCCCTTGTCGGCACCGCGGGCCAGGCGTCCTATGCCGCTGCGAATGCCTATCTGGACGGTCTGGCGGACCTCCGACGCCAGGAGGGTCTGCCGGTGACGTCGATCAACTGGGGTCCCTGGGAAGGTACGGGCATGGCGGCAGACGAACACGCCGTCGATCGTCTCAGACGGCAGGGACTGCGACCGATCCCGCCCGATGAGGCCGGTGCGCTGCTCGACCGGTTGTTGCGCCGGGACGTCCATCGCGTCGGCGTGATTCCTACGACGGAACCTGCAGCAGAATCTATGCTTGCACGATTCCTGTCTCCGGTCGATCGTCCGGAACGCGCACCACAGTCGATCACACCGCTATCGAGGGCGGATTTGAACGCACTGACCGCGGACAGACTCCGCATCTACGTCGAGACATTCGTGAACGATGCGATCGGCCGGATCGTGGAAGTGGACCCGGATAACGTCGATCAAGGGCAGACCTGGCGCAGCCTGGGGGTGGATTCCCTCATGGCTGTGGAATTAAGAAACCGTTTCGAGGCGGGATTATACGTGTCGGTTCCGGTGGAGACCTTGCAGTCGGAAAC